Proteins found in one Anabas testudineus chromosome 1, fAnaTes1.2, whole genome shotgun sequence genomic segment:
- the LOC113162397 gene encoding uncharacterized protein LOC113162397 produces MDGLHGFLVVLLGLVSGGHGWISGPELQMTVTQGDNITLYCDCKLSSGVFIVWFRNCSHENQPSLVLRTKYMYDPSYLTQAHVGLLSPFPRLHFVKNSSSDSYDLLIVNITESDEGIYYCGTEKVDITTKVCEEYTYTYGNIMRRILLNSSQPHDDTHKTALDCGLCWKLLFSLCPTFAVISAMFSSLLGYQLAQKKAEGIQDVRKHSRGQIREKQGEDMCYAAVEIRHNSKRPKMKETQSLCTYSTINTSRA; encoded by the exons ATGGATGGGCTACATGGTTTCCTTGTTGTTCTCTTGG GACTTGTTTCTGGCGGTCATGGCTGGATATCTGGACCTGAGTTGCAGATGACAGTCACACAAGGAGACAACATCACTCTCTACTGTGACTGCAAATTATCAAGTGGAGTGTTCATAGTTTGGTTCAGGAACTGTTCTCACGAGAACCAGCCTTCTCTTGTTCTCAGAACAAAATATATGTATGACCCATCATATCTCACTCAGGCTCATGTTGGACTACTGTCACCCTTTCCTCGTCTTCACTTTGTGAAGAACTCATCCTCTGATTCCTATGATCTCTTAATTGTGAACATCACTGAATCTGATGAGGGTATCTACTACTGTGGCACGGAAAAGGTTGACATTACCACAAAAGTTTGTGAAGAATATACTTACACATATGGTAACATCATGAGAAGAATTCTGTTAA ACTCTAGTCAGCCTCATGATGACACCCACAAGACTGCACTGGACTGTGGTTTGTGCTGGAAGCTACTGTTCTCGCTGTGCCCAACGTTTGCCGTTATCTCCGCCATGTTCTCCTCCCTCCTGGGTTACCAACTTGCTCAGAAGAAAG CTGAAGGAATTCAAGATGTcaggaaacacagcagagggcaaataagagaaaaacag GGTGAAGACATGTGTTACGCTGCAGTGGAAATCCGACACAATTCAAAGAGACCAAAGATGAAGGAAACTCAGAGCTTATGCACATATTCTACTATCAATACTTCTAGAGCATAA